From the Argentina anserina chromosome 3, drPotAnse1.1, whole genome shotgun sequence genome, the window CCTGAGGCTGAGTGAGTAAGTGAGACTCTAACTCCACTGAGGGTATGAGATAGAGGCGTAGGGTCTTTTCgacaatatgtatatattgtgcAAAACGACgctgttttttttctcaattcggTTCATTTTAAACTCTAAGCcaaaactcaaactaaattagttcggtttttttgtttttgttttttaattcagtttttttatcggtttaatttttatcaatttcGGCTTAGTTCTCAGATTTTCAGTTCGGAAGTGTCACCCCTACCCCTAATTctacttttcttattttcactATTACTTGACGAGTTTATGTAGATCGCTACATAATTCTCTAAACCCTAATTCACTAACCCCAGCAAATTAACTTGAACACGAGAAATATCTGAAGTTTTGAACAGAGCAAAGCTCTTCTCTCTTAAATTTCTTCTACCCTAAACCCGAAGTAGAGTGAGCTCTCATCGTGTCAGGGTCCAGAACATTTAGACCTCCTCAATGACTCGTCAAGTCAGAACTTCCGACGCACTCCACTCCACCCCCTCTACCAAGTCACCATCACCACCCTCACCCCCGACCAAATAAAGGCAGACCCCTACTTCCCCACCAATTTTCCCTTCCCGGCGCGTGACTCCACTTCCCCTCCAACCCCCCGGCAGCATGAAATTGCGTGCCACTCAGCAGTTGGTACCCGGTCCTAATCCCATGGGGCCGGTTAACAGTTAATTGCGTGgagtaaaatagtaaataaaCCTGACTAATCTTCTGTCTCCGCTTCTACAGTACTCCCTCTCAGTACTTACACTTATGACTGTGCTCTGATCTCGTAGCCAGTCCCAAGTACGACTCAATAGTAACCACCCACCAATTAAATTTGCtcaattttcattatttttcccTTGAATTCtttaaagattttttttataagggTCATGGAGAGAGAAAGCTCAGAGTATTCAGATCTGATTGCATCTGGATGAATgagtacaaatacacaaacaGAGACAAGGAGAGGAGGAAAGAAATTCAGGTGAGATAGAAAGAGAGGGCCCTGATTCTTATTATAAAGCTGGGAACTTTTCAAAGCTGAAACAATGGATAAAGAGAGATAGAGGAGAGAGCGGATGATGTGAAAAGGCAGTGATCTCAAAAAGGGGTTCTCTGTTGTTTGTGtgtagtttcattttgaggagggaggagaattagagagagagagagagagagagagagagagactaaaGTGGTGTAGTCCTGGTTGGTAGTACACTTCTTCTTTGATTCAGAAGATTTTGTTGTACCTGAGAAAGGTAAATGGTGCTGTGAATTCAATGGCAGTGATGATGATGGCGGTGGTGGTAGAGGCGTAGAGGTCcactctttcttctctctgcTGTCTTGGTTTTAAAGCCAATTTGTATAAAGGTTACTCAGAGCATTTAACTCACtgaatcaaaaccaaaaccccatcttcttcttcacttcAAGTTCAAGTCTTCATTGctttgaacttttgaagtatCAGACTCAATTGAACCCAGCATTCAAAACACCAAAACAgagcactttttttttctcagtcTGAAACAGAAACAGAAAACACTCATGAAGGAGATGGAGAAGACCTTAGATCCTCAGCTATGGCACGCATGCGCCGGCGGCATGGTTCAAATGCCTCCGGTGAACTCCAAAGTCTTCTACTTTCCTCAAGGCCACGCCGAGCACGCTCAAACCCACGTCGAGTTTCCGGCCACCGGCAGAATCCCACCTCTCATTCTCTGCCGCGTCGCCGGAATCAGGTACATGGCCGACCCGGAAACCGACGAGGTCTTCGCCAGAATCCGGCTGGTCCCGTCCAACAACAACGATCTTTGCTTAGTTCAGGACGAAGGCGGCTCTGTTGAGTCTGACGGTGGGTCTGACAGTCAAGAAAAGCCGTCGTCTTTTGCCAAGACTCTGACACAGTCCGATGCCAATAATGGCGGCGGGTTCTCGGTTCCGAGATACTGCGCCGAGACCATTTTCCCGAGGCTGGACTACTCCGCCGACCCGCCGGTGCAGACGGTGGTCGCCAAAGATGTCCACGGTGAGGTCTGGAAGTTCCGGCACATTTACCGAGGCACGCCTCGCCGGCATTTGCTGACCACCGGCTGGAGCACGTTCGTCAACCAGAAGAAGCTTGTCGCCGGCGACTCCATTGTGTTCCTGCGGGCTGAAAACGGCGACCTCTGCGTCGGGATTCGGAGGGCCAAGAGGGGACTGCTAGAGGGCTCGCCGGAGTCGGCGGCGGCGTCCGGGTGGAGCAACGGCGTTTCTGGGGTGCTGCCGTATTCCGGGTTCTCGGTGTTTCTGAAGGAGGAGGACAGAATGGGGAGAAATGGGTTTGGGAATCCGAGTCAGAGTGGGAATAATACGAGAGGAggcagaggaggaggaggaagggtGATGCCTGAGGCTGTGGTGGAGGCCGCCACTCTTGCGGCGAGTGGGCAGCCGTTTGAGGTGGTGTATTATCCGAGGGCAAGTACGCCGGAGTTTTGTGTGAAGGCGTCGGCGGTGAAGGCGGCGGTGAGGGTGCAGTGGTGCTCAGGGATGAGGTTCAAGATGGCTTTTGAGACAGAGGACTCTTCTAGGATTAGTTGGTTCATGGGAACCATAGCTTCTGTTCAGGTTAATGATAAAATCCGCTGGCCTAATTCTCCTTGGAGAGTTCTACAGGTACTGTGCTGCATCATAACCTGTGTTTGTGATTTGGTGTTCAAACTTTTTATGTCTTTGAAATGTATGTTTTTGTGTCCTGAACTCCAGCATTTGCAtctgtttgtgtttttcttgAGATTTAGTTCTAACGATGTGCTGGAATAATACATGTTTTGCTACCTCATCTGCTCTAGATTTTAAAACTCCAAAGGTGACTAGTAACTGTATTTTGTGGTTCGATTATGGTTAAAAAACCACCACCCTTCTTATGTGATTTGGCTGTAACT encodes:
- the LOC126786296 gene encoding auxin response factor 18, giving the protein MKEMEKTLDPQLWHACAGGMVQMPPVNSKVFYFPQGHAEHAQTHVEFPATGRIPPLILCRVAGIRYMADPETDEVFARIRLVPSNNNDLCLVQDEGGSVESDGGSDSQEKPSSFAKTLTQSDANNGGGFSVPRYCAETIFPRLDYSADPPVQTVVAKDVHGEVWKFRHIYRGTPRRHLLTTGWSTFVNQKKLVAGDSIVFLRAENGDLCVGIRRAKRGLLEGSPESAAASGWSNGVSGVLPYSGFSVFLKEEDRMGRNGFGNPSQSGNNTRGGRGGGGRVMPEAVVEAATLAASGQPFEVVYYPRASTPEFCVKASAVKAAVRVQWCSGMRFKMAFETEDSSRISWFMGTIASVQVNDKIRWPNSPWRVLQVTWDEPDLLQNVKCVSPWLIELVSNFPIIHMAPFSPPRKKLRIPQHTDFALDGQLTLPSFSGNPLGSSSPMCCLPDNTPAGIQGARHAQLRLSLSNLHYNSKLQSGLFSSSFQRFDQNQRIPNGIRNGHTNSNENLSCSLTMGNSNQNLEKSDDVKKHQFLLFGQPILTEQQMSRSCSSDAVSQVLAGKNLKAQNQGRKRFLSVGSDSALEHLVSLEKSTFNEEFQGLDLDTGHCKVFMESEDIGRTLDLLALGSYDELYRRLTIMFGLEKPEMLSHVLYRDPTGVVKQTGDEPFGEFKKTAKRLTILTRPANETIGRTWIRGMENAGNGLGASNKAGPLSIFA